The following proteins are co-located in the Ornithodoros turicata isolate Travis unplaced genomic scaffold, ASM3712646v1 Chromosome16, whole genome shotgun sequence genome:
- the LOC135372675 gene encoding glutamic acid-rich protein-like, whose product MSGGARCYGPGCMKTSTANPEVFQHRETKRKWEDEDDDDEDDDEEDDDEEDDDEVDDVEVDDVEVDDVEVDDVEVDDVEVDDVEVDDVEVDDVEEDDVEEDDVEEDDVEEDDVEEEDDVEEEDDVEEEDDVEDVEDDDVEDDDVEEDDVEEDDVEDDVEDDVEDEDDVEEEDVVVVVFCS is encoded by the exons ATGTCAGGCGGTGCACGTTGTTACGGTCCTGGTTGTATGAAGACGTCCACAGCTAACCCAGAGGTGTTTCAGCACCgcgagacgaagcgaaagtgggaAG acgaagacgacgacgacgaagacgacgacgaagaagacgacgacgaagaagacgacgacgaagtaGACGACGTAGAAGTAGACGACGTAGAAGTAGACGACGTAGAAGTAGACGACGTAGAAGTAGACGACGTAGAAGTAGACGACGTAGAAGTAGACGACGTAGAAGTAGACGACGTAGAAGAAGACGACGTAGAAGAAGACGACGTAGAAGAAGACGACGTAGAAGAAGACGacgtagaagaagaagacgacgtagaagaagaagacgacgtagaagaagaagacgacgtAGAAGACGTAGAAGACGACGACGTAGAAGACGACGACGTAGAAGAAGACGACGTAGAAGAAGACGACGTAGAAGACGACGTAGAAGACGACGTAGAAGACGAAGACGacgtagaagaagaagacgtaGTAGTAGTAGTCTTTTGCAGTTGA